GTGGTAATACCAGCTAATGTTAATCACCAAAATTTACAGCCTAAAGGTATTGGGGCCGGACTAAAAGTAAAAGTTAATGCTAACCTTGGGACTTCGGAAAACCGCTGTTTTTATGAAGATGAACTAAAAAAATTAAAGGTGGCTATTAAAGCGGGAGCCGATGCAGTAATGGACTTAAGTACCGGCGGAAATCTTGATGAAATTAGAAGGGCGATTATAAAAGAAAGTTCGGTGCCGGTAGGGACCGTACCTTTATATCAGGCGGCAGCTGAAACGCTAAATAAATACGGTGATATAAGTCGTTTGGATCCGGAACTGCTGTTTGACGTTATCGAAAGACAAGCAGTTGACGGAGTTGACTTTATGACGGTGCATGTGGGGGTGACCCGGGAAATCCTTAAAGTTCTTGACCGGTTTCCCAGGGTAACGGAGGTGGTTAGTCGCGGTGGTTCTTTAACCATTGCCTGGATGGAAAAAAACGGAAGAGAAAATCCTTTGTATGAACAGTTCGATCGGCTTTTAGCTATTTGCCGGAAATACGACGTTACCATAAGCCTGGGGGACGGTTTAAGACCGGGAAGTATTGCGGATGCTACTGACCAGTTACAAATTATGGAATTAATGAAGCTCGGTGAACTGGTTAAGTATGCCCAAAATCAAGGCGTCCAGGTAATGGTGGAAGGCCCCGGGCATGTGCCCATCAATCAAATTGAAATGAATGTTAAACTTATGAAGCGGCTTTGCGCTAATGCTCCCTTTTATGTATTAGGGCCACTGGTTACCGACATTGCTCCGGGATACGACCATATTACTGCGGCGATTGGTGGCGCCTGGGCTGCGTACTTTGGGGCGGATTTCCTCTGTTGTGTTACTCCAGCGGAGCATTTAGGATTGCCCACGGTGGAAGATGTAGAAGAAGGGGTAATTGCCTTAAAAATTGCCGCTCATGCAGCCGATTTGGCCCGGGGGAACCGGGAAGCATGGAACTGGGATTATGACATGAGTGTAGCTCGAAAAGAGTTAAACTGGGAACGGCAGTTTGAACTGGCAATAAATCCCGAACGGGCCAGGAAAATGCGAATAGAGCGCGGCTCTCAAGACATAAAGAGCTGTTCCATGTGCGGGGAACTTTGTGCCATGAAAATTATGAATGAAAGGGGAGGAAAAAATGCTTGAAACGTTATGGGAAATCCGGGAGAAGGCCCTGGGCTTATCTCCTCTGGTGGTAAATTTAACCAATAATGTGGTGACTAATTTTACCGCAAACGTACTTTTAGCGGCCGGGGCTTCGCCGATCATGTCGGAGGGGATAGAAGAAGCTGACGATTTAGTCAAAATTGCTAATGCAGTAGTCATAAATATCGGAACCCTTCACTCCCGTCAGGTTGAGTATTTTAAGAAAGCAGTTTATTTAGCCAATAAATATCAAAAGCCTTTGCTGTTAGACCCGGTGGGTTTGGGAGCAACTAATTATCGTAATGATACGGTATTTGAACTGTTAGCTACCGGCAATTTTACTTTGATTCGGGGCAATTACGGAGAGATAAGTTTTTTGGCGGGAAACTCTTCTCAGGTAAAAGGGGTGGACAGTCAAACTTCCGATTTTGCAGCCGAAAATCTTACAGAAGTGGCTAAACGCTACAAAACTGTTCTGGTAGCAACTGGGCCGGTAGATTACGTTATTGCTGAAGGAGAATTGTATTTAAACAGTACCGGGGATATAATGCTTCAAAAAGTTACCGGAACCGGGTGTGCTCTAACCTCATTAATTGGTGCTTTTGTTGGGGTAACTGATGAACCGGCTCTTGCGGCCTTAGCGGCTTTAGCTTTTTACGGAGCGGCTTCCGAAAAAGCCCGGAAAATAAGTGCCGGTCCCGGGAGTTTTCTGGTAAATTTTGTAGATTCTCTTTATAATTTAACTAAAGAAGAGTTTTTGAAGTTAACTACGGAAAAAGTTCAAGTGTTACGGTGAGAAAAATGGAAGTTACAAAGATTGGGGAAGAAGGGATTATAGCTATTGCCCAGAAAGCTACTGAAGTATCTTCCGGGGTTATTTTGGGAATCGGGGATGATGCAGCGGTAGTTGAAATTAAGGGAAAGCTCCTTGTTACCACTGACTTATTGGTGGAAAACGTCCATTTTAAGCGAAATTACACGAAGCCGGAAATATTGGGGAAAAAGGCTTTAGCGGTAAATTTAAGCGACATTGCGGCAATGGGAGGTATACCTCGCTTTTGTCTGGTGAGCCTGGCTTTGCCCAAAACCACTGAAGTTAATTTTGTTGAAGGCTTTTACCAGGGATTAAAAAGTATGGCTAAAGAGTATGGGGTTACTTTAATTGGTGGCGATACTACCGGAGCTGGCAGCGAAATAATGGTGGCGGTCACGGTCCTGGGGGAAGCCTTAGAAGAAGGAGTTTTAACCCGAAGCGGAGCAAAACCCGGGGATGGGGTATATGTCTCCGGTTATCTCGGAGATAGCGCGGCAGGGCTTTATTTGCTTTTAAAGGAAAAATTGGGTTTATTGCCGGAAGAAGTGGAAAAATATCTGATTTCCCGGCACTTGGAACCCGAACCCAGATTGGAGTTAGGCCAGCTTCTCTGCCGTGAAAAATTTGCTACTTCTACCAATGATTTAAGTGACGGTCTTGTGAAAAAACTTCAGGAAATAGCGCGGTCTTCCGGGGTTGAAATTACGATTAACCGGGAGAAAATACCTTTGTCTTTTGCTCTTTTAACATTCTGCCAGCAATTTACCTTAAAACCTTTGGATTTGGCTTTACACGGCGGCGAAGATTATGAACTTTTGTTTACTGTGCCTGCCGAAAAGGAGGAAGAGCTTTTTAAACTGGACTTACCGCTGTTTAAAATTGGTATGGTTACGGGATATGATGAGCGGGGAAGGGTAAAAGCTGAAGATGGGGTAGTCTTGCAGGATAGGGGTTTCCAGCATTTTTAATTCTGAGGTGGAAGATATTTGCGCAGGGTAAAAATTATTTTTTTAACTTTTTTACTGGCAATTACCTTAACTAAAGCTTTTGCCAGTGCAGCTTCTCCGGCAAAGGAAATTAAACTTGTCTTTTTGGGGGATGTCTTAGCCGGCGGCAACTTAAATTATTACTACCAAAGATACGGCTATGATTATCCCTGGCAGAAGGTTAAAAAGTATTTTCAGGGTAAGCTTGTTTTTGCCAATTTAGAAAGCTGTATTTCTCTTCGGGGAAAGCCCGAAAAGAAAAAATACACTTTTCGGGGGCGACCGGAATTTTTAAAGGCTATGAAAAAGGCAGGAGTTACGGCGGTTTCGGTTGCTAATAACCACTCTGCGGATTATGGGCTAATAAGTCTTTATGATACCCTTGGCTACTTACGTCAAGAAGGGATTTACTACTCAGGAGCAGGAAGAGATGTTTATATCACGGAAATCCCCTGGCAGGGATATAAAATTGGTTTTCTTGCTTTTTCCCGGGTTATTCCTTCAACTGCCTGGGTGGCAAGCCCCAAAAAAACGGGAGTTTGGTCTATTTATGAGCCGAATGTAAGTAAAGTATTAAAATTAATTCATGAAAATGATGCTAAATACGATCTATTAGTGGTAAGCGTTCACTGGGGGGTGGAAAGGGATTTAACTCCAAATCCACCTGAAATAAAACTTGCCCATAAACTGGTTGAAGCGGGAGCCGATGTGGTGATGGGCCATCATCCGCATGTAGTGCAAAGGTATGAAATCTATAAAGGTAGACCAATCTTTTACAGCCTGGGTAACTTTATATTTACTTCCAATAGTAATAAAGAAACTGCAAAAACTGTTATTGTTGAAGCGGTATTTACGGGAAGGAAACTAAAAAGTGTGGATGTTAGGTATGGAGAAATGAAAAGAGGCCAGCCGGTCATTAAATAATAATCCCCGGTTTTTACCGGGGATTATTCCTTAATCCTTCAGTTTGCCAGCAAGATAGGCTTCATACGCGGACAAGTCAAAATAGCCGTGCCCGCTTAAATTAAAGACAATAGTTTTAGCAACACCTTCTTCCCGGCATTTAATTGCTTCATCAATAGCTGCGGCGATAGCGTGGGAAGATTCCGGTGCCGGGATGATGCCTTCGGTACGGGCAAAGTTTACTCCAGCTTCAAATACCTTTAACTGGGGATAAGCTTTAGCTGAAATAATTTTATTTTTGTAAAGAAGGCTTACCAAAGGTGAATCGCCGTGGTACCGAAGTCCTCCCGCATGGATGCCCGGTGGGATAAAATCGTAGCCTAAAGTATACATCGGCATTTTAGGAGTAAGTCCGGCAACATCGCCAAAGTCGTATTTATATTCCCCTTCGGTAAGAGTTGGGCAGGCCTTTGGCTCTACAGCAATTATTTCAATATCTTCACCTTTTAATTTTTCCCGCACAAAAGGAAAGGTAAAGCCACCAAAGTTACTGCCACCACCCACGCAGGCAATCAAGACATCGGGCTTTTCTCCTAAAAGGGATAATTCCTCATAAACCTCTTGCCCGATTACCGTCTGGTGTAAAAGGACGTGGTCCAAAACACTTCCTAGAGCGTACTTGGTCTTGGGGTCACTCATAGCTACTTCTACCGCTTCGCTGATCGCTATCCCAAGGCTTCCCGGAGAATTAGGGTCAGCTTCTAAAACCTTACGTCCGGCAGCAGTTTCCGGGCTTGGGCTTTTTACCACCCGGGCACCGAAAGTTTCCATGAAAATCCTCCGGTACGGCTTTTGGTCATAGCTTATACCCACCATATATACGGTTAACTTCAGCCCGAAAAAATTGGCAGCATAAGCTAAAGCGCTACCCCACTGACCGGCTCCGGTTTCGGTGGTAAGCTGTTCGGTTCCATCCAGCATATTGAAATAAGCCTGGGCTAGAGCGGTATTAAGCTTGTGACTGCCGGAAGCGTTGGTACCTTCATATTTAAAGTAAATTTTGGCGGGAGTATTTAGAAACTTTTCTAACTTTTTAGCCCTTTTAAGTGGGGTTGGACGGTACTCGGCGTAAGCTTCCCGGACTTTTTCGGGAATTTCAATGAAACGTTCGGTAGAAATCTCCTGTTCAATTAAACTTTTAGGAAAAAGACCTTCTAAATCCGCTGGCGAGATGGACTTGCCGGTAACAGGATGAAGAGGCGGGGGTGGAAGTTCGGGTAAATCAGCTTTAAGGTTGTAGTAATACTTGGGTAAACTTACCTTGCTCATCTAAACTCACCTCATCTAATATTAATTTCTACCATTATAGCAATTTGGTGCAAAAATTGGCAAGGAAATTTTAAAAATTTCTCGAAAAGTTAATTAATCCTGGTTCGGTACCATGGCAGGGTTGCGGTCAATGTTTAAAAGTATTAAACTTTAAAGTAGACCTAATTATTATCCAGATTATTATCCAGGAGGGGATATGATGGAAAAATTTATGGAAGTTTTAAACACCAGACGCAGCATTAGAAAATTTCTTGATCATCCGGTGGAAAAGGAGAAAATTTTAAAAATCCTGGAAGCCGGAATGAATGCGCCTTCGGCAGGTAACGAACAACCCTGGCATTTTGTGGTGGTAACCGACCGGCAAAAAATGCTGGCAATGAAAGAAAAACATCCTTATGCGGCAATGCTTTCCGAGGCAGCGGCGGTTATTGCCGTGGTTGCTGACCCTAAGCTTTTAAAATATCCCGGTCCTGGGCAGGAATTGTGGGTTCAGGACCTGTCTGCAGCAACGGAAAATATTCTCCTTGCTATACACGCTCTAGGGTTAGGCGGTGTTTGGCTGGCAGTACATCCTTATGAAGAGCGGGAGCGCGAAATAGCTAAAATTTTAGAAATTCCCGAAGGATACCGGATTTTAAACTTAATAGCTTTGGGTTATCCCAACCAAACACCCGATACGACTACGCGATTTAAAGAAGTAAGGATTCATTGGGAAAAATGGTAAACTTCCCGGCAAAACCGGGAAGTTTTTTTTGCCCAAAACCTTTTAGTTAGAGGGATTAGGGGATAAAGTGGTTTTTGGAGCTATTTTTATTGTTTATTTTTGATTTTGGTAGTTTAGGTTGGATAGTAAAGGTTTTTCCATTAAAAGGGATAGTGATGGAATGGGATAGCGAAGGAAAATATTATAAATAATTTTTATGAGGATTGTTCCGAAGGCCATGTGGTTATGCGCTAAAATATTGGTCCTATACGGTCAAGACACCTCATCCATGGCGTCTTTTTATGTGCTACATTTTGGGGTCAGCCTTTCTTGTAACAGGCGCAAAAAGGCCTGAACCGGGGCTGAGGGTTTATTATCTTTATGACGTAGCAGTTTAATTTCTCTTCTTATGGTTAATTCAGGAATTTTAAGTATATGCAGGCGCCCGGCGCAAAC
The sequence above is a segment of the Carboxydothermus pertinax genome. Coding sequences within it:
- a CDS encoding CapA family protein; translation: MRRVKIIFLTFLLAITLTKAFASAASPAKEIKLVFLGDVLAGGNLNYYYQRYGYDYPWQKVKKYFQGKLVFANLESCISLRGKPEKKKYTFRGRPEFLKAMKKAGVTAVSVANNHSADYGLISLYDTLGYLRQEGIYYSGAGRDVYITEIPWQGYKIGFLAFSRVIPSTAWVASPKKTGVWSIYEPNVSKVLKLIHENDAKYDLLVVSVHWGVERDLTPNPPEIKLAHKLVEAGADVVMGHHPHVVQRYEIYKGRPIFYSLGNFIFTSNSNKETAKTVIVEAVFTGRKLKSVDVRYGEMKRGQPVIK
- a CDS encoding TrpB-like pyridoxal phosphate-dependent enzyme — encoded protein: MSKVSLPKYYYNLKADLPELPPPPLHPVTGKSISPADLEGLFPKSLIEQEISTERFIEIPEKVREAYAEYRPTPLKRAKKLEKFLNTPAKIYFKYEGTNASGSHKLNTALAQAYFNMLDGTEQLTTETGAGQWGSALAYAANFFGLKLTVYMVGISYDQKPYRRIFMETFGARVVKSPSPETAAGRKVLEADPNSPGSLGIAISEAVEVAMSDPKTKYALGSVLDHVLLHQTVIGQEVYEELSLLGEKPDVLIACVGGGSNFGGFTFPFVREKLKGEDIEIIAVEPKACPTLTEGEYKYDFGDVAGLTPKMPMYTLGYDFIPPGIHAGGLRYHGDSPLVSLLYKNKIISAKAYPQLKVFEAGVNFARTEGIIPAPESSHAIAAAIDEAIKCREEGVAKTIVFNLSGHGYFDLSAYEAYLAGKLKD
- the thiC gene encoding phosphomethylpyrimidine synthase ThiC encodes the protein MTQLLKAKEGVITREMEIVAREEGKSPEEIRQKVALGEVVIPANVNHQNLQPKGIGAGLKVKVNANLGTSENRCFYEDELKKLKVAIKAGADAVMDLSTGGNLDEIRRAIIKESSVPVGTVPLYQAAAETLNKYGDISRLDPELLFDVIERQAVDGVDFMTVHVGVTREILKVLDRFPRVTEVVSRGGSLTIAWMEKNGRENPLYEQFDRLLAICRKYDVTISLGDGLRPGSIADATDQLQIMELMKLGELVKYAQNQGVQVMVEGPGHVPINQIEMNVKLMKRLCANAPFYVLGPLVTDIAPGYDHITAAIGGAWAAYFGADFLCCVTPAEHLGLPTVEDVEEGVIALKIAAHAADLARGNREAWNWDYDMSVARKELNWERQFELAINPERARKMRIERGSQDIKSCSMCGELCAMKIMNERGGKNA
- the thiM gene encoding hydroxyethylthiazole kinase, producing MLETLWEIREKALGLSPLVVNLTNNVVTNFTANVLLAAGASPIMSEGIEEADDLVKIANAVVINIGTLHSRQVEYFKKAVYLANKYQKPLLLDPVGLGATNYRNDTVFELLATGNFTLIRGNYGEISFLAGNSSQVKGVDSQTSDFAAENLTEVAKRYKTVLVATGPVDYVIAEGELYLNSTGDIMLQKVTGTGCALTSLIGAFVGVTDEPALAALAALAFYGAASEKARKISAGPGSFLVNFVDSLYNLTKEEFLKLTTEKVQVLR
- the thiL gene encoding thiamine-phosphate kinase, with amino-acid sequence MEVTKIGEEGIIAIAQKATEVSSGVILGIGDDAAVVEIKGKLLVTTDLLVENVHFKRNYTKPEILGKKALAVNLSDIAAMGGIPRFCLVSLALPKTTEVNFVEGFYQGLKSMAKEYGVTLIGGDTTGAGSEIMVAVTVLGEALEEGVLTRSGAKPGDGVYVSGYLGDSAAGLYLLLKEKLGLLPEEVEKYLISRHLEPEPRLELGQLLCREKFATSTNDLSDGLVKKLQEIARSSGVEITINREKIPLSFALLTFCQQFTLKPLDLALHGGEDYELLFTVPAEKEEELFKLDLPLFKIGMVTGYDERGRVKAEDGVVLQDRGFQHF
- a CDS encoding nitroreductase family protein; protein product: MEKFMEVLNTRRSIRKFLDHPVEKEKILKILEAGMNAPSAGNEQPWHFVVVTDRQKMLAMKEKHPYAAMLSEAAAVIAVVADPKLLKYPGPGQELWVQDLSAATENILLAIHALGLGGVWLAVHPYEEREREIAKILEIPEGYRILNLIALGYPNQTPDTTTRFKEVRIHWEKW